The Pleurodeles waltl isolate 20211129_DDA chromosome 6, aPleWal1.hap1.20221129, whole genome shotgun sequence genome has a segment encoding these proteins:
- the LOC138299407 gene encoding keratin, type I cytoskeletal 19-like yields the protein MSHTIRQTYSTSGSQKGGLPGGNIRYSTSSGLGGLGGSAVSSRVSSVRVGGSYRAPSIHGGSGGGGISMSNYSTGGYGGYGGYGGYGGYGGGFGASGGGWVNEGLLNVSEKETMQLLNDRLATYLGKVHSLEQENSQLERQIREWYDKQVPYMSPDFHPYFRTIEELQNKIQAATMDNAKCVLQIDNARLAADDFRNKFEMEQGLRQNVEADVNGLRRVLDELTLERSDLELQIENLKEDLLHLKKNHEEEVSILRAQLGARVNVEVDAAPSVDLNRTLNEMREQYERVVEKNKRDAETWFTTKSEELNQQVTSSASQMQSVQTEIIELRHTVQGLEIDLQAQLSMKNALEGTLAETEGRYCAQLSQVQALITNVEEQLAELRSDLERQNYEHKVLMDVKTRLELEIATYRRLLDGEDIQGRYNFPGIKDVSSGTHTTSTSSIKVRSITEDLENGSIVSSREQVHQSGY from the exons ATGAGTCATACCATCAGACAGACCTACTCCACTTCTGGGTCCCAGAAAGGTGGCCTCCCGGGCGGGAATATTCGCTATTCCACCTCCTCTGGGCTTGGCGGTCTGGGAGGTAGTGCCGTCTCTTCCCGCGTGTCTTCTGTCCGTGTTGGGGGCTCCTACAGAGCTCCAAGCATCCATGGAGGCAGTGGTGGCGGAGGCATCTCCATGTCTAACTATTCCACTGGTGGCTATGGTGGCTATGGTGGCTATGGTGGCTATGGTGGCTATGGTGGGGGATTCGGGGCCTCTGGAGGCGGCTGGGTCAACGAGGGCCTCCTAAATGTGAGTGAGAAGGAGACCATGCAGCTCCTGAATGACCGCCTGGCCACCTACCTGGGAAAGGTGCATTCTTTGGAGCAGGAGAACAGTCAACTGGAGCGGCAGATCAGAGAGTGGTACGACAAGCAAGTACCCTACATGTCCCCAGACTTCCACCCCTACTTCAGGACCATCGAAGAGCTTCAAAATAAG ATCCAGGCTGCCACTATGGACAACGCCAAGTGTGTCCTGCAAATCGACAACGCCCGGCTGGCTGCTGATGACTTCCGCAACAA GTTTGAAATGGAACAAGGACTTCGTCAGAATGTAGAAGCCGATGTGAATGGCCTGCGCAGGGTCCTCGATGAACTCACCCTGGAAAGGAGCGACCTGGAGCTGCAAATTGAGAACCTGAAGGAGGACCTGCTGCACCTGAAGAAGAACCACGAAGAG GAAGTGTCTATACTGCGTGCTCAGCTTGGAGCCCGGGTCAACGTGGAAGTGGATGCTGCACCATCTGTTGATCTCAACAGGACCCTCAATGAAATGAGAGAACAATATGAGAGGGTGGTGGAAAAGAATAAAAGAGATGCCGAGACCTGGTTCACCACCAAG AGTGAAGAACTGAATCAACAGGTGACATCGAGTGCCTCACAGATGCAGTCTGTCCAGACAGAAATCATTGAGTTAAGACACACCGTCCAAGGTTTGGAGATCGACCTGCAGGCTCAGCTAAGCATG AAAAATGCCCTAGAAGGAACACTGGCAGAGACCGAAGGCCGGTACTGTGCCCAGCTCAGCCAAGTTCAGGCCCTGATCACCAATGTGGAGGAGCAGCTGGCCGAGCTCCGGAGCGACCTGGAACGCCAGAACTATGAGCACAAGGTGCTGATGGATGTGAAGACTCGCCTGGAGTTGGAGATCGCCACCTACCGCCGCCTGCTGGACGGGGAGGACATTCA GGGCAGATACAATTTTCCTGGAATTAAAGATG tctcATCAgggacacacaccacaagcaccagcagtatCAAAGTACGGTCCATCACTGAAGACCTTGAGAATGGAAGTATTGTGTCCTCCCGGgagcaggttcaccagtctggctACTGA